In one Rhodohalobacter sp. 614A genomic region, the following are encoded:
- a CDS encoding sigma-70 family RNA polymerase sigma factor has translation MAKSSGISTRESESLDRYLHEIGKEKLITPEDEVRLAKEIQKGSQRALEDLTKANLRFVVSVAKQYQNQGLSLGDLINEGNLGLIKAAKRFDETRGFKFISYAVWWIRQSILQALAEQSRIVRLPLNRVGALNKIGKELSKLEQEYERVPSAAELAESLDMTVSEVADTLKISGRHLSMDAPFAQGEDNRLLDVLENEEIPDPDNDLMGESLKVEIERALSKLTKREAEVIRLYFGIGREHSLTLEEIGERFDLTRERVRQIKEKALRKLRHHNRSAALRAYLG, from the coding sequence GTGGCTAAAAGTTCAGGCATTTCTACCCGCGAATCAGAATCACTGGATCGCTATCTACATGAAATTGGTAAAGAGAAGCTGATAACCCCTGAAGACGAAGTTCGTCTCGCCAAAGAGATACAAAAAGGATCACAACGCGCACTTGAAGATTTAACAAAAGCAAACCTCCGTTTTGTGGTTTCGGTTGCAAAACAATATCAAAACCAGGGCCTGTCTCTCGGTGATTTGATCAATGAGGGAAATCTTGGTTTGATTAAGGCCGCCAAACGTTTTGATGAAACAAGAGGTTTTAAATTTATTTCTTACGCTGTTTGGTGGATTCGCCAATCCATTTTACAGGCACTTGCCGAGCAGAGCCGAATTGTTCGATTGCCTTTGAACAGGGTTGGAGCTCTCAATAAAATTGGTAAAGAACTTTCCAAGCTGGAGCAGGAATACGAACGTGTGCCATCAGCGGCAGAGCTGGCTGAAAGCCTGGATATGACGGTTTCTGAAGTAGCTGATACGTTGAAAATTTCCGGTCGCCATCTTTCGATGGACGCTCCGTTCGCACAGGGTGAAGACAACCGTCTCCTTGACGTTTTGGAAAACGAAGAAATCCCCGATCCGGATAACGACTTGATGGGTGAATCCCTGAAAGTGGAAATCGAACGGGCGCTTTCCAAGCTTACAAAAAGAGAAGCCGAAGTCATCCGACTCTATTTTGGTATTGGTCGGGAACATTCTCTTACACTCGAAGAGATTGGTGAACGGTTTGATCTGACTCGTGAGCGTGTCCGTCAGATTAAAGAGAAAGCATTGCGTAAACTTCGCCATCATAACCGAAGTGCTGCTCTGAGAGCTTATCTCGGATAA
- a CDS encoding phosphopentomutase, translating into MPRTFLLIIDGLGVGAQEDAHQYGDEKADTLGNVSRIANVQLPNFEQLGLGDIRDFNSIKKIESPIASFGKMREVSAGKDSTTGHWEFAGIHLDQPFPTYANGFPDEVIQKFCDGIGVGDTLCNKPYSGTQVIADYGKEHLETGNPIVYTSADSVFQVACHTDVVPLEKQYEWCEFAREKVMIGEHGVGRVIARPFHGKPGAFERISEKRHDYSLIPPEPNLLSVLQENDIPVYSIGKVIDLFADHLFTQYRKTRNNAEGISQLLSLMSANIEDSFTFINLIDTDQLYGHRQDPEGYGKCLEEIDRAIPAMIEKLNDGDLLFISGDHGNDPADDSTDHTREFVPILVVNKGSQRGVDLGIRETFSDVSATILDAYGIENKWNGRSFLRLI; encoded by the coding sequence ATGCCAAGAACATTTTTACTGATTATTGACGGTTTAGGAGTTGGAGCCCAGGAAGACGCACATCAATACGGCGATGAGAAAGCCGACACGCTGGGAAATGTGAGCCGGATTGCCAATGTTCAGCTTCCGAATTTTGAGCAGCTCGGCCTTGGAGATATCCGGGATTTCAATTCGATAAAAAAGATAGAATCGCCCATTGCTTCTTTTGGTAAGATGAGAGAAGTCTCTGCCGGCAAAGACAGTACAACCGGTCACTGGGAATTTGCTGGAATTCATCTTGATCAACCTTTTCCAACCTATGCGAATGGATTTCCTGATGAAGTGATTCAAAAATTTTGTGATGGAATTGGAGTGGGAGACACTCTCTGTAATAAACCCTACTCCGGAACTCAGGTCATAGCCGATTATGGCAAAGAGCATTTGGAAACCGGGAATCCCATTGTTTATACCTCAGCCGACAGTGTTTTCCAAGTGGCTTGCCATACCGATGTTGTTCCTCTCGAGAAACAGTATGAATGGTGCGAATTTGCCAGAGAGAAGGTTATGATTGGAGAACATGGAGTTGGCCGCGTTATTGCGAGGCCTTTTCATGGAAAACCGGGGGCGTTTGAAAGAATTTCTGAAAAAAGACACGATTATTCTTTGATTCCCCCTGAGCCGAATTTGCTTTCGGTACTGCAGGAGAATGATATCCCGGTTTATTCCATTGGAAAAGTGATTGATTTGTTTGCTGACCATCTATTTACCCAATACCGAAAGACCAGAAATAATGCTGAGGGAATTTCTCAACTTTTGAGTTTGATGAGTGCAAATATTGAGGATAGCTTTACGTTCATCAATTTAATTGATACCGACCAGTTGTACGGTCATCGTCAGGATCCGGAAGGATATGGAAAATGCCTGGAAGAAATTGACAGGGCAATTCCTGCAATGATAGAGAAATTGAATGATGGTGATCTGTTATTTATTTCGGGAGATCATGGAAACGATCCAGCCGATGACAGTACCGATCATACCCGGGAATTTGTGCCCATTCTTGTGGTAAATAAAGGATCACAAAGAGGGGTTGATCTCGGCATCCGGGAAACATTTTCCGATGTATCGGCTACCATTTTAGACGCATATGGAATTGAAAATAAATGGAATGGCCGTTCATTTTTGAGACTCATTTGA
- a CDS encoding GAF domain-containing protein, giving the protein MSSKREEKALFEFKHIMDDLMQLVGRSTGAKTAYLYWVNRSRQQFVLETTYTVYSNVMFKDRIAFDKFFLNQFRDIRDIVQIEVGHQIDREELLHYYEQVPTRYLTIIPFENNNSTVALTVIETEERLDLKELENSVSAYRNAHMNVLNTYLELTDLYEDQKKWTDYDESTDQITTKLSNVEVLNVMVEEMQKILPSGGVSVALRGMETWVNAIRSADSPESPALGLMVEEKSMAYDALQKGESMFSIHFNQNPKRVSTSEASTEGATLAIPILISDKRCAVVLAYDKNPLIFKESTKHQLKNLVKIASLTIQTNRANNEFNQNLLATEYGNFQPDLMNLCINTHMKRRFDNQTMWYGLVGIENLSELRSRFRLEDLKKLQRLMVKALNPSRLGLNGLIGFHSDYVYSYVLVSPDENHHQEWLNTVKSDLREKLDFGDGRKVEVHVKTGSGKVESDTEDINDLWKQAKRLLSSAMKNENATISGL; this is encoded by the coding sequence ATGAGTTCGAAAAGAGAAGAGAAAGCACTGTTTGAGTTTAAACACATCATGGACGACCTGATGCAGTTGGTTGGGCGCTCCACAGGTGCCAAAACGGCTTATCTTTATTGGGTGAATCGTTCCAGACAGCAATTTGTACTTGAAACGACCTACACGGTTTATTCGAATGTAATGTTCAAAGACCGAATTGCGTTTGACAAGTTTTTCCTCAATCAATTCAGGGATATCAGAGATATTGTTCAGATTGAGGTGGGTCATCAAATTGACCGGGAAGAGTTGTTGCACTATTACGAACAAGTGCCAACCCGCTATCTAACCATCATCCCTTTCGAAAATAACAACTCAACAGTTGCACTTACAGTTATTGAAACTGAAGAACGGCTGGACCTGAAGGAACTTGAGAATTCGGTTTCAGCCTACAGGAATGCGCACATGAACGTGTTAAATACATACCTGGAGTTGACTGATCTTTACGAAGATCAAAAGAAATGGACGGACTATGATGAATCGACAGACCAAATTACAACCAAGCTTTCCAATGTAGAAGTATTGAACGTGATGGTGGAGGAGATGCAGAAAATTCTTCCATCCGGGGGCGTTTCGGTGGCTTTGCGCGGTATGGAAACCTGGGTGAATGCCATTCGTTCAGCCGACTCGCCGGAATCACCCGCACTGGGATTGATGGTAGAGGAAAAATCTATGGCGTACGATGCGCTTCAGAAGGGTGAGTCGATGTTTTCCATCCACTTCAACCAAAACCCAAAAAGAGTTTCCACATCAGAAGCTTCCACTGAAGGGGCTACACTGGCTATTCCGATTTTGATATCTGATAAAAGATGTGCAGTGGTTTTAGCTTACGATAAAAATCCATTGATCTTTAAAGAGTCCACTAAGCATCAGCTTAAGAATTTGGTGAAAATTGCCTCGCTAACCATCCAGACGAATCGGGCCAATAACGAATTCAACCAGAATTTGCTGGCAACAGAATACGGGAATTTTCAGCCTGATCTCATGAATCTTTGCATCAACACACACATGAAACGCCGGTTTGACAACCAAACAATGTGGTATGGATTGGTTGGAATTGAAAACCTGTCCGAATTGCGTTCCCGGTTTCGGTTGGAAGATCTGAAGAAATTACAGCGATTGATGGTAAAAGCGTTGAACCCTTCCCGGCTGGGATTGAATGGTTTGATTGGTTTTCACAGTGATTATGTGTATTCCTATGTTTTAGTGAGTCCTGATGAGAACCATCATCAGGAATGGCTAAATACTGTTAAGAGTGATTTGAGAGAAAAACTTGATTTTGGCGATGGACGAAAAGTAGAAGTACATGTGAAAACCGGTTCAGGGAAAGTTGAATCGGACACAGAAGATATTAATGATTTGTGGAAACAGGCGAAGCGTTTACTTAGCAGTGCAATGAAGAATGAGAATGCCACGATTTCCGGACTATAA
- a CDS encoding M3 family oligoendopeptidase: MSNKNGAENIHWNLSDLYDSPSDPVLKSDSENILKKADEFRASYRGKIQDLSAEEFANMLREYEKIVQTLGKIGSYAHLIWSTNTEDPELGKLLQQANELGSEVSQKLVFSDVEWLKVDDEKANELIQSDELKTWKHYLEVSRMYKEHTLTEEAEKVMSAKSVTGRAAWNRFFDETLGAARFDLDGEKKTEQEVLSKLHEPDRELRKKAHASLTRTFQDHSRTLTFVFNTILADKATNDKLRNYDSWITSRNMANQTDHESVNALVNAVTDSYPLAQRYYKLKRKLLGIDEMFDYDRYAPITKSTETVKWGEAKDMVLEAYGDFHPEMSSIASEFFENNWIDAAIKPGKRGGAYSASTVTSVHPYVFMNFDGKLRDVQTLAHELGHGVHQYLSRKQGELQSSTPLTTAETASVFGEMLVFNKLMNRLDNPQEKLALLISKIDDTIATVFRQISMNRFEDKIHNARREQGELSKEQFSEFWIETQKALYGDSVTLTDEYKIWWCYIPHFLHTPGYVYAYAFGELLVLALYDSYKSQKDGFSDKYLALLESGGSDWPHNLVSKMGLDINDKNFWSRGLDIFESMVEEAEELAASL, translated from the coding sequence ATGAGTAACAAAAACGGAGCTGAAAATATTCACTGGAACTTATCGGATTTGTATGATTCTCCATCTGATCCGGTTTTGAAATCAGACAGTGAAAATATCCTGAAAAAAGCTGATGAATTTCGTGCTTCATACAGAGGGAAAATCCAGGATTTAAGTGCAGAAGAATTTGCCAACATGCTCCGTGAGTACGAAAAAATTGTACAAACACTTGGCAAAATCGGTTCGTACGCACACTTGATTTGGTCCACAAATACGGAAGATCCCGAACTAGGAAAATTACTTCAGCAGGCTAATGAATTGGGATCAGAAGTCAGCCAGAAACTGGTTTTTTCGGATGTGGAATGGTTGAAGGTTGATGATGAAAAAGCAAATGAACTGATCCAATCCGATGAATTAAAAACATGGAAGCACTATCTGGAAGTTTCCAGGATGTACAAAGAGCACACTTTGACCGAGGAAGCCGAGAAGGTAATGAGCGCAAAATCGGTAACCGGACGTGCTGCCTGGAACAGGTTTTTTGATGAAACACTCGGAGCCGCACGGTTTGATCTTGACGGCGAGAAAAAGACTGAACAGGAAGTGTTGAGTAAACTGCATGAGCCGGACCGCGAACTTCGAAAGAAAGCTCACGCCTCACTTACAAGAACATTCCAGGATCATTCCAGAACATTAACATTTGTCTTTAATACCATCCTCGCCGATAAAGCCACCAACGATAAGCTGAGGAATTACGATAGCTGGATTACATCCCGAAACATGGCAAACCAAACCGATCACGAATCGGTAAATGCACTGGTGAATGCCGTGACGGACAGTTACCCACTTGCGCAACGGTATTACAAACTGAAGCGCAAACTTTTGGGGATAGATGAGATGTTTGATTACGACCGGTACGCACCAATTACAAAATCCACAGAAACCGTGAAGTGGGGCGAAGCCAAAGACATGGTTCTGGAAGCATATGGAGATTTTCACCCGGAGATGAGTTCGATTGCCTCCGAGTTTTTTGAGAATAACTGGATTGATGCTGCGATCAAACCGGGAAAAAGAGGAGGAGCCTATTCCGCCAGTACGGTCACTTCCGTTCACCCGTATGTGTTTATGAATTTTGATGGGAAACTCAGAGACGTTCAAACCCTGGCCCATGAGTTGGGTCATGGCGTCCATCAATATCTTTCAAGAAAACAGGGGGAATTACAATCCTCTACACCTTTGACAACCGCAGAAACAGCGTCAGTTTTTGGAGAAATGCTTGTCTTTAATAAATTGATGAACCGTTTGGACAATCCACAGGAAAAACTGGCGCTTCTTATTAGTAAGATTGATGATACGATTGCAACGGTATTCCGGCAGATTTCCATGAATCGGTTTGAGGATAAAATTCACAATGCCAGACGCGAGCAGGGAGAATTATCGAAAGAACAGTTCTCGGAATTCTGGATAGAAACCCAAAAAGCTCTATATGGCGATTCGGTCACGCTTACGGATGAGTATAAGATCTGGTGGTGTTATATTCCTCACTTCCTGCATACACCCGGCTACGTATATGCCTATGCATTTGGTGAATTGTTAGTTCTGGCATTATACGATTCCTACAAATCACAGAAAGATGGGTTTTCCGATAAATATCTTGCATTACTTGAGTCGGGGGGAAGCGACTGGCCGCACAACCTGGTTTCAAAAATGGGACTGGATATCAACGATAAAAATTTCTGGAGTCGGGGGCTTGATATTTTTGAGTCGATGGTAGAAGAAGCCGAAGAGTTGGCAGCTTCGCTGTAA